The following are from one region of the Fusarium verticillioides 7600 chromosome 1, whole genome shotgun sequence genome:
- a CDS encoding tRNA(Met) cytidine acetyltransferase: MQRKAVDSRIPALIQNGLQEKKRSFFVVVGDRSKDVIVRLHYIMSQFDIKQNKSVLWAYKNKLLGFTSHRKKREQKIKKEIKRGIREANTEDPFELFVSLHNIRYTYYKETDKILGQTFGMCILQDFEAITPNILARTIETVEGGGLVVLLLKGMNSLKQLYSLSMDVHSRYRTEAHDDVVARFNERFILSLGSCNSCLVIDDEMNVLPISGGKGVKKLPPPDLDNPKTESQIELEAMKEQNEGRQPVGPLISLAKTVDQAKALITFTDAIAEKTLRSTVTLTAARGRGKSAAMGVAVAAAVAYGYSNIFITSPSPENLKTLFEFVFKGFDELGYADHADYSIIQSTNPDFNKAIVRVNIHRQHRQTIQYIRPQDAHVLGQAELVVIDEAAAIPLPLVKKLMGPYLVFMASTINGYEGTGRSLSLKLIKQLRDQSRTASTTGEGMEITDRSTGKTSKTEEFQAGRKLREITLSEPIRYAQGDAVEKWLNTVLCLDATLPKAKSNINGCPDPTQCQLLNVNRDTLFSFHPVSEKFLQQMVALYVASHYKNSPDDLQLMSDAPAHELFVLVPPVSEDSARLPEPLCVIQVSLEGKISRQSVLNSLSRGQRPSGDLIPWLVSQQFQDEEFASLSGARVVRIATNPEYVSMGYGSKALELLVDYYEGRFANLSEDEDQVMEETMTRVTDAELANANLLDDDIKVRDINKMPPLFAKLSEKKPERLDYVGVSYGLTQPLHKFWKKASFAPVYLRQTANDLTGEHTCVMLRPLENSEDRSWLGAFSRDFQKRFLSLLSYQFRTFTPITALSIDEAAKLGAQLDSVEVQPLTKADLDIYMSPFDLKRLESYANNMLDYHVVLDLVPTIAHLYFTGRIKGDVTLSGVQQAVMLALGLQRKDIDAVAQELNMSTSQALAMFIKMMRKITKHFAGLVSEAVGAELPQVERLGVSRENASGAHDDEIVDERYVPLATTLDDELEEGGDEAMRELKKKQRELIDSLPLDQYEIEGDTPAWEEAEKQVLSATKQGKSNPVVSVKSAKQKRKAGGQTAAEVYEEAFGEKKKKSKRVKKSA, encoded by the exons ATGCAGCGCAAGGCGGT TGACTCGCGCATTCCAGCGCTCATTCAGAATGGCCtgcaagaaaagaagagaagcttcttcgTCGTGGTGGGAGACAGGTCGAAGGACGTGATCGTGCGCCTGCATTATATTATGTCCCAGTTTGATATCAAGCAGAACAAATCAGTTCTCTGGGCTTACAAGAACAAGCTCTTGGGTTTCACCAG TCACCGAAAGAAGCGCgagcaaaagatcaagaaggagatcaagcGAGGAATTCGAGAAGCCAATACCGAGGACCCCTTCGAGCTGTTCGTATCGCTACACAACATCCGATATACCTACTATAAGGAGACCGACAAGATCCTAGGTCAGACCTTCGGCATGTGTATTCTCCAGGACTTCGAGGCTATTACCCCCAATATTCTTGCCCGAACGATCGAAACTGTCGAGGGTGGTGGATTGGTCGTTTTGCTCCTCAAGGGCATGAACAGTTTGAAGCAGCTTTACAGCCTGTCAATGGATGTCCACTCGCGTTATAGGACAGAGGCCCACGACGATGTAGTGGCGCGTTTCAACGAGCGATTCATTCTCTCTCTGGGAAGCTGCAACTCTTGCTTGgttattgatgatgagatgaacgTTCTCCCTATCTCAGGTGGAAAGGGTGTGAAGAAGCTTCCTCCTCCGGATCTCGACAATCCCAAGACAGAGTCGCaaattgagcttgaggccatGAAGGAGCAGAACGAGGGACGACAGCCCGTAGGACCTCTTATTTCTCTCGCCAAGACTGTCGAccaagccaaggctcttATCACATTCACAGATGCCATCGCTGAGAAAACCCTACGGAGCACAGTTACTCTTACTGCTGCTCGTGGTCGCGGAAAGTCTGCGGCTATGGGTGTCGCTGTCGCAGCTGCGGTTGCGTATGGATACAGCAATATTTTCATTACCTCTCCTTCGcctgagaacttgaagactCTGTTTGAGTTTGTCTTCAAGGGTTTTGACGAGTTGGGCTATGCTGATCACGCCGATTACTCTATTATTCAGAGTACAAACCCCGACTTCAACAAGGCCATTGTTCGAGTCAACATTCACCGACAACACAGACAGACTATTCAGTACATTCGACCTCAAGATGCACACGTGTTAGGGCAGGCCGAGTTGGTGGTTATTGATGAGGCTGCGGCTATTCCTCTGCCTCTTGTGAAGAAGCTCATGGGTCCTTATCTTGTCTTCATGGCCTCTACCATCAACGGTTATGAGGGTACAGGtcgatctctttctctcaagctcatcaaacaGTTGCGAGACCAGTCGCGCACTGCTTCCACAACTGGCGAGGGCATGGAGATCACTGATCGATCAACTGGCAAGACCTCAAAGACTGAGGAGTTCCAGGCGGGACGCAAGCTTCGAGAAATCACCTTGTCTGAGCCTATTCGATATGCCCAGGGAGATGCTGTCGAGAAGTGGCTCAACACGGTTCTCTGCCTCGACGCGACTCtgcccaaggccaagtcgAATATCAACGGATGCCCCGACCCTACACAATGTCAGCTCTTGAACGTCAACCGAGATACTTTATTCTCTTTCCACCCTGTGTCCGAGAAGTTCCTTCAGCAAATGGTTGCGCTGTATGTAGCTAGCCACTACAAGAACTCGCCAGACGACCTTCAACTTATGAGTGATGCCCCAGCACACGAGCTCTTCGTCCTTGTTCCTCCTGTTTCTGAGGACAGCGCCAGACTGCCCGAGCCTCTCTGTGTCATTCAGGTTTCGTTGGAAGGAAAGATCAGCAGACAGAGCGTCCTTAACAGTCTGAGCAGAGGACAGCGACCATCTGGTGATCTCATTCCTTGGCTTGTCAGCCAGCAGTTCCAAGATGAGGAATTCGCCTCCCTATCTGGTGCTCGAGTTGTTCGTATTGCCACAAACCCTGAGTATGTTTCAATGGGATACGGATCCAAGGCTTTGGAACTGCTCGTTGACTACTACGAGGGGCGCTTCGCCAATCTGTCTGAGGACGAGGATCAGGTTATGGAGGAGACAATGACTCGAGTTACTGATGCTGAGCtcgccaacgccaacttGCTCGACGATGACATCAAGGTTCGggatatcaacaagatgcCTCCCTTGTTCGCCAAGCTGTCAGAAAAGAAACCCGAGCGACTCGACTATGTCGGTGTTAGCTACGGATTGACCCAGCCTCTTCACAAATTCTGGAAGAAGGCCTCCTTCGCTCCCGTCTACTTAAGGCAGACTGCCAATGATCTGACTGGCGAGCATACCTGTGTCATGCTGCGACCGCTTGAGAACAGTGAGGACCGAAGCTGGCTCGGGGCTTTCTCCAGAGATTTCCAGAAGCGTTTCCTGTCCCTCCTGTCTTACCAGTTCCGCACATTCACTCCTATCACTGCCCTTAGTATCGATGAGGCCGCCAAGTTGGGAGCGCAACTAGACTCAGTTGAGGTTCAACCAttgaccaaggctgatcttgatatctATATGAGCCCTTTCGACCTGAAGCGACTCGAATCATATGCCAACAACATGCTTGACTACCACgttgttctcgatcttgttcCAACCATTGCCCACCTCTATTTCACAGGACGCATCAAGGGAGACGTTACTCTATCAGGAGTCCAGCAGGCCGTCATGCTGGCTCTTGGTTTGCAGCGCAAAGATATCGATGCGGTTGCCCAGGAGCTCAACATGTCCACCTCTCAGGCCCTCGCCATGTTCATTAAGATGATGCGAAAGATCACTAAACACTTCGCCGGTCTCGTCTCCGAAGCTGTAGGCGCAGAACTTCCCCAGGTCGAGCGTCTGGGTGTGAGTCGCGAAAATGCTAGTGGCGCACATGACGATGAGATCGTCGACGAACGTTATGTTCCTCTGGCTACAACATTGGACGACGAACTTGAGGAGGGTGGTGATGAAGCAATGAgggagctcaagaagaagcaaagagaGCTCATTGACTCTTTGCCACTTGACCA ATACGAGATCGAGGGAGATACTCCTGCCTGGGAAGAGGCGGAAAAACAGGTACTGAGTGCGACAAAGCAGGGCAAGTCAAACCCGGTGGTCAGCGTAAAGTcagccaagcaaaagagaaaggcCGGCGGTCAGACAGCGGCTGAGGTCTATGAGGAGGCATTtggcgagaagaaaaagaagagcaagcGTGTGAAAAAGTCCGCGTGA
- a CDS encoding protein SYM1, protein MASFIRWYNARLAARPLLTQSVTTAFLFATGDVTAQQLVEKKGVEKHDLVRTGRMALYGGFVFGPVATTWFAFLARRVNVPGNKKAEVLSRVACDQLGFAPVMIGVFLGSMATMEGKSAQERIDKAWWPALKANWMLWPAVQVINFSLIPLQYRLFFANIIAIGWNSYLSWVNSQ, encoded by the exons atggcttctttcATTCGTTG GTACAACGCCAGATTGGCTGCGCGTCCACTGCTCACTCAAAGCGTTACCACTGCATTTCTCTTTGCTACAGGCGATGTTACAGCTCAGCagctcgttgagaagaaaggtgttgagaagcatgatCTTGTCCGAACAGGTCGAATGGCCCTCTACGGTGGCT TTGTGTTCGGCCCGGTTGCTACAACATGGTTCGCTTTCCTCGCACGCAGGGTGAACGTGCCAGGGaacaagaaggctgaggttcTCAGTCGAGTCGCCTGCGATCAGCTTGGTTTTGCACCTGTCATGATAGGTGTGTTCCTTGGCAGCATGGCCACGATGGAGGGGAAGAGTGCACAGGAAAGAATCGACAAGGCTTGGTGGCCAGCCCTGAAGGCCAACTGGATGCTCTGGCCTGCCGTCCAggtcatcaacttctccctCATTCCCTTGCAATACCGTCTGTTCTTTGCCAATATCATAGCGATTGGCTGGAACTCCTACCTGAGCTGGGTGAACTCCCAGTGA